The Parashewanella spongiae genome has a window encoding:
- the pheT gene encoding phenylalanine--tRNA ligase subunit beta, with product MKFSESWLREWVNPSISRQELSDQLTMAGLEVDAVDAVAKEFNGVVVGHVVECGQHPDADKLQVTKIDVGAEELLDIVCGAANCRQGIKVAVAVVGAVLPGDFKIKKAKLRGQPSFGMLCSYSELGIDIESDGIMELPSDAVIGTDIRKLLQLDDVTIDVDLTANRADCLGIAGLAREVAVLNRMNAFEPSWNSVEATIEDKVNVKLIEPKACPRYLSRVIKGIDVSAKTPLWMQEKLRRSGVRSIDPIVDVTNFVLLEYGQPMHAFDAAKVSGDIQVRFGTGKEKLMLLDGNEITVPSDTLVIADDSGSIALAGIFGGEATGVTSQTKDIILECAFFSRLSVMGKARQLGLHTDASHRFERGVDPEIQYKVMDRASRLILDICGGQAGEVVESAELSLLPQSINLSLRRTKLDSTLGHYVSDTDVVEILEKLGFDVVINPKGWDVVTRTYRFDMAIEEDLIEEIARIYGYNNIPNTAPRADLIMSDHKESNLSLRKVRQTFVARGYHEAITYSFVDPKLQELIHPEQKSMVLPHPISSEMSVMRLSMFTGLLTTVAHNQKRQQGRVRLFETGLRFVPDETAESGVRQQEMLGAVITGMTSDEHWSIEAKTVDFFDLKGDLEAIIGLTAADSEFTFRPSQHDALHPGQSAEILRNDRVIGFIGTVHPNLEKPFGLNGRTIVFEVELEALLQIELPSAQTVSKFPANRRDIAVVIDETISADNVIDSIRKVGDNQLVGVNLFDVYQGKGVEAGKKSLAIALTLQDTTRTLEEKEITEQVNSIVSVLKTEFNASLRD from the coding sequence ATGAAGTTTAGTGAATCATGGCTCCGTGAGTGGGTTAATCCTTCTATCAGCCGTCAAGAACTATCAGACCAACTTACTATGGCAGGACTTGAAGTTGACGCAGTTGATGCTGTTGCTAAAGAGTTTAATGGTGTTGTTGTTGGCCATGTAGTTGAATGTGGACAGCACCCCGATGCAGATAAACTACAAGTAACTAAAATTGATGTTGGTGCTGAAGAGCTTCTCGATATCGTTTGTGGTGCAGCTAATTGTCGTCAAGGAATAAAAGTTGCTGTAGCTGTTGTTGGTGCTGTATTGCCCGGTGATTTCAAAATCAAAAAGGCAAAACTACGCGGTCAACCTTCTTTTGGGATGCTTTGCTCCTACTCAGAATTAGGTATCGATATTGAAAGCGATGGTATTATGGAGTTGCCATCTGATGCTGTTATCGGTACAGATATTCGTAAATTATTACAACTCGATGATGTAACAATTGATGTCGACTTAACCGCTAATCGTGCTGATTGTTTAGGAATCGCTGGCTTAGCCCGTGAAGTCGCAGTGCTCAATCGAATGAATGCCTTTGAGCCATCTTGGAATTCTGTTGAAGCCACTATTGAAGATAAAGTTAACGTTAAGTTAATCGAGCCAAAAGCTTGCCCAAGATATCTTTCAAGAGTCATTAAAGGGATTGATGTATCCGCTAAAACTCCACTTTGGATGCAAGAAAAGCTACGTCGCAGTGGTGTGCGTTCAATTGATCCAATCGTAGATGTAACGAATTTCGTTTTACTCGAGTATGGTCAACCTATGCATGCATTTGATGCTGCAAAAGTATCAGGTGATATTCAAGTTCGTTTCGGTACAGGCAAAGAAAAACTTATGTTACTGGATGGAAATGAGATTACCGTTCCAAGTGATACTTTAGTCATTGCAGATGATTCTGGCTCTATTGCCCTTGCTGGTATTTTTGGTGGTGAGGCAACGGGCGTAACTTCACAGACAAAAGACATTATTCTTGAATGTGCATTTTTCTCAAGATTGTCAGTTATGGGCAAGGCACGCCAACTTGGGCTACACACAGATGCCTCGCACCGTTTTGAACGTGGTGTTGATCCAGAAATCCAATATAAAGTTATGGACCGTGCTAGCCGCCTTATTCTCGATATTTGTGGTGGGCAGGCCGGTGAAGTAGTAGAAAGTGCTGAACTTTCGCTGTTACCGCAGTCAATTAATTTGTCACTGCGTCGTACAAAATTAGATTCAACACTCGGTCATTATGTATCTGATACAGATGTTGTTGAAATCTTAGAAAAATTAGGTTTTGATGTTGTTATAAATCCGAAAGGGTGGGATGTAGTAACTCGTACATACCGTTTTGATATGGCAATTGAAGAAGACTTAATCGAAGAAATTGCACGTATTTATGGATATAACAATATTCCCAATACGGCACCTCGTGCTGATTTGATCATGTCAGATCATAAAGAGAGCAATTTATCACTTCGCAAAGTGAGACAAACGTTTGTAGCTCGAGGCTATCATGAAGCAATAACTTATAGTTTTGTTGATCCAAAACTACAAGAGCTAATTCACCCAGAGCAAAAATCAATGGTATTACCTCACCCTATTTCTAGCGAAATGTCGGTAATGCGATTGTCTATGTTTACAGGGTTACTAACTACTGTTGCTCATAATCAAAAGCGTCAGCAAGGTAGAGTTCGTTTATTCGAGACAGGGCTGCGCTTTGTACCTGATGAAACTGCAGAGTCCGGTGTTAGACAGCAAGAAATGCTTGGTGCTGTAATTACTGGTATGACTTCGGACGAACATTGGTCTATTGAAGCTAAAACTGTTGATTTCTTCGACCTTAAAGGTGATTTAGAAGCTATTATTGGCTTGACAGCAGCTGATTCTGAATTTACTTTTAGACCTTCACAGCACGATGCTCTTCATCCGGGGCAATCTGCTGAAATATTAAGAAATGATCGAGTAATTGGATTTATTGGTACTGTTCATCCAAACCTTGAAAAACCGTTTGGACTTAATGGTAGAACCATTGTCTTTGAAGTGGAGTTAGAAGCCTTATTACAGATTGAGCTTCCTTCTGCTCAAACTGTTTCAAAGTTTCCTGCTAATAGACGAGATATTGCTGTAGTCATTGATGAAACAATTTCTGCTGATAATGTCATAGATTCAATAAGAAAAGTTGGCGATAATCAGTTGGTTGGCGTAAACTTGTTCGATGTATACCAAGGCAAAGGTGTAGAAGCTGGCAAAAAGAGCTTAGCAATTGCACTAACATTACAAGACACTACTCGTACACTGGAAGAAAAAGAAATTACTGAGCAAGTTAACTCTATAGTTTCTGTTCTTAAGACTGAGTTCAACGCATCGTTGAGGGATTAA
- the ihfA gene encoding integration host factor subunit alpha produces MALTKAEMAEHLFEKLGINKRLAKEMVEHFFEEVRSALERGEQVKLSGFGNFDLRDKNQRPGRNPKTGEDIPISARRVVTFRPGQKLKVRVEEANAKG; encoded by the coding sequence ATGGCACTTACCAAAGCCGAAATGGCAGAACATCTTTTTGAAAAGCTAGGAATCAACAAACGATTAGCAAAAGAGATGGTAGAGCACTTTTTTGAAGAAGTTCGCAGTGCTCTAGAACGTGGTGAGCAAGTCAAGCTATCTGGCTTTGGCAATTTTGACCTTAGGGATAAGAATCAAAGACCGGGAAGGAATCCGAAAACCGGCGAAGATATACCTATTTCGGCACGTCGTGTCGTAACATTTCGTCCAGGACAAAAATTAAAAGTTCGTGTTGAGGAAGCCAACGCAAAAGGATAA
- the lpxM gene encoding lauroyl-Kdo(2)-lipid IV(A) myristoyltransferase (LpxM is lauroyl-Kdo(2)-lipid IV(A) myristoyltransferase, an enzyme characterized in Escherichia coli and involved in biosynthesis of the form of lipid A found in that species and some closely related species.), giving the protein MSGRTKKFCCKFHRGLLHPKLWLSWVGVFILFLFGLLPVKVRAPLACLFAKFVKMIAKRPLRIARANLAACFPEKSEHEIDELLKENVSHFVMTMLAQAELLCCSEKKLKQRVKLSGAEHIAKARMNGKPIIFILPHVWGVEYAGLRLNLELPMVAMAKAHRNELFNWFSIRLRSSRGGDVYKREAGIRTLVGELKKGNSFFYLPDEDLGSKKSVFAPFFATVKATLPVVGRLAHAGNAEVLPVAMGYNCESHQFELTVKEACCLNSVECKESEALVLNKMIEETIKEHPEQYMWFLKVLKTRPDGFKSVYL; this is encoded by the coding sequence TTGTCAGGAAGAACCAAAAAGTTTTGTTGTAAATTCCATCGAGGTTTACTTCACCCTAAACTATGGCTGTCTTGGGTTGGCGTATTCATTTTATTTTTATTTGGTTTGCTCCCAGTAAAAGTTAGAGCGCCCTTAGCTTGTTTATTCGCTAAGTTTGTTAAGATGATAGCCAAAAGACCACTGCGTATCGCAAGAGCAAATCTAGCTGCATGTTTTCCAGAAAAGTCTGAACATGAAATAGACGAATTGTTAAAAGAAAATGTAAGTCATTTTGTTATGACTATGTTGGCGCAAGCTGAGCTTTTATGTTGTTCTGAGAAAAAATTAAAGCAAAGAGTGAAGTTGAGTGGTGCCGAGCATATTGCTAAAGCAAGAATGAATGGTAAACCTATTATATTTATTCTGCCTCATGTTTGGGGAGTAGAGTATGCAGGGCTTAGATTAAATCTCGAACTGCCAATGGTTGCAATGGCAAAGGCTCATAGAAATGAACTATTTAATTGGTTTAGCATTCGACTTAGAAGCAGTCGTGGTGGTGATGTTTATAAACGAGAAGCGGGTATAAGAACTTTAGTTGGTGAGTTAAAGAAGGGGAATAGCTTTTTTTATTTACCTGATGAGGATTTAGGTTCTAAAAAAAGTGTTTTCGCACCATTTTTTGCGACCGTCAAGGCTACATTGCCTGTTGTTGGTCGATTAGCTCATGCAGGTAATGCAGAAGTTTTACCTGTGGCAATGGGTTATAACTGTGAATCGCATCAGTTTGAATTGACTGTGAAAGAAGCATGTTGTCTTAATAGTGTTGAATGTAAAGAGAGTGAAGCGCTTGTGCTTAATAAAATGATTGAAGAGACGATTAAAGAGCACCCTGAGCAATATATGTGGTTTCTTAAAGTATTAAAAACTAGACCAGATGGCTTTAAGTCGGTGTATTTATAA